Within bacterium, the genomic segment AAGGCCCAAGCGGCTAGCCTGTGACCCGATGCCGAGCATTCAAGCCCCATGGCGGTTGTTCCGCCGGAACGTCCCGATGTCGTTGAATCGAACCCCCTGGGTTTTCATGACCGGATAGATGCGTTGGGCCAGCCATTGCCGGATGTAGAAGGGTTGGCTGGGGAGAAAGTGATGCAGGGCATGGGTTGCCCCGAAATTGAAGCAAAAGGCCTGGAAGGGAAGCCAATACCAGGCGTTGAATACTTGAGTTTGGTCCCGCAGCTCGCGGACGTCGCCGAAGTAGTGGATGGTGGAAGAGACGAACTGCAGGCAAAACATCCGCAGGAGATTGGGGCCGATCAAGCCGACCATCAAGGCATTCCAAAGCGGCATCCGGTCGTAAGCCCATTGACTGATGCCAGGGCCGAATAGGCTCAACAGCAGCCAATAAACGACGAAGACGGTGGCGCCGAAGACCATCGGAAAGGGCGAGAGCACCAGAACCAGGGTTCTGAAGGGACTGCCATGCCTTCTGAGCGACCGAAGCTGAAGGAAAGCAAACCAGGGCCCGGCCATGACCAGCCACCGAGCGAGGTTATTGTAGGGTATTCCGTTCCCGATCAGTCTTTCCTCGGCGTCGTCGAGTTGCCCGGAATTTCGGTGATGGTGATGATGCAGGCGCATTCGGATCCAGGGATTGATCGAGGTTGGCCGAGTCAGCCAGCCGAGCAGCAACATGGAGTCTCGAAGCCACTTGTGGCGGGAGAAGTAAAGCCGATGGATCAAGTCGTGCTCGATCTCATGGCCGATGGAAAGAAAGAAAGCATTCGCCAAGAGACAAGTCCATGCCGGAATGAAACCTTGGTAATAAAGCGTTCCGACTCCGATGCAGGCGGCGATCGAGGTGAGAAACAAAAATGCGCCGATCAAATCCTGACGATTGAGCCAGCGATGAGCGCTTCGCAGAGCCGTTTCTTCAGCCTGGAGAGCATCCCGAATCGATTTGCTTGGGTTGCTCATGGGGAACCAACCCAAACTATAAACCCGCGGACCCCGCTCCGCAATTTCAAAAACCAAGCCCCGCCCAGCGGAGCCAGGCGGGGCTTGACGCCCTCCAACATTTTGGAACGGCAGGCCTAAGTTTGCTTCCGACGCAGGGAACGAAGTAGGGGAAGAGTCAGCGGTATCATCCAGATCCCATTGGCGAATCCGCCCCCGGCAAGTCCGGGGTTCAGGGAACAGCCGCCGCTTCCTTCGAAAAGTAGCGAGGGATCGTTGCCCGGAGTCTCCGCCTTGGAGTCGTCGGTGGCCTCGCCTTCGCCCTCTTGCTCATCGCCCTCGCCTTCATCCTCCTCGTCGTCCTCCGGTGGCGGGCTTTCCTCGGGCGGTGAGCTCTCCTCCGGTGGCGAGCTCTCCTCCGGTGGCGGACTTTCTTCTTCACAGGCGCCCAAGGCATCCTGCACGCCGGGAACCTCGCCATTGACGTGGTCCATGTGGGCTTGGATCAAGGCTTCGTTAGCGGTGCAAATGGTATGAGGGTTGTGATTGATGTTGTGGCAGAAACAAACTTTCTCCTGCTCCTCCTGCTCGGGCTTCGCATCGACCGAGAAAGGCAAGAGCAGCAGGGCTGAAAGCAATACTAGTTTTTTCATCAGATGGGGTTCTCCTTTTTTGCCGGGTTGAGCCGGCTAATGAGGAGAAGAGATGAGGCCGGAGAATCGGGGGGCAAGCTCTTGACAAGGCTGCCTTCAAGATTCAGCCAGGAGTAGTCTTTTGATTTAATTGAAGAAATATATTTCGTGCCGAGGAAGAAAGCGCTTCAGGCCCTCCGCCAAGCCAACGAATATCATAGCGCAACTAAGCCAAAAGCCGGCCGAAACTGGAAAAATTCAGGGGAAATTGATGGTCGCCTTATTCCAGGGCTTGTCACCCGCCTTGCCCGCCAACTTCCAAAGGGAGCTCGAATCGCTGCGCAAGGAGTCGGACCCCGATCTTTTGGCCGATGGTTTATTTGATTTGGGCCAGCGGCTCGAGCATGACCGAGCCGACGCCGCCCGGCGGATCTACGACAGTCTGGGAAGCTCTCCGGTGGCCGAGAAGGCTCGGCGCCGCCAAGACGCTCTCGTCGGCCGCGGTGCTTTCGGCGCCCGAGCGGAAGTTTTGTTGGGGCATTTTTTCAAGCAGGCCGGAAATCCGGCATCGTTGGTGGGGATGGCGGGCGCTCAGGCGGTGTTTGGAATCAGTCGACTGGCCCTTCTTACTCGTTTTGCCGCCGCTCCGGCTTCTTGGGCGACCCGCGGACCGACGGCCCGGATCCTGGGCTCGGCCCTCGCGTCCTTGCTGGAGGCGCCTGCCTACGTCGCACTCGCCCGAGGAACCGACGCCATCTTGGGCCACTCCCAAGATTGGAGTCGGCGGACGATCGGCGCTGAAGTCGGCTCGAGCTATTTAAGCTTGGGCGCGCTTCGTCTGGCCGGTGGTTTGGCCAATGGCATTTCGCGCCGGGTGATCGGAGCGGGCCCGATCCAAACGGCATTCAGCCAGGCCAGCATGCTGGGAGGCATCCTTCTAGGTCAATCGGTGGAGAGTCGCTTGGGACTTCGCGAAGAAGGGAGCGGCGATGCCGTCCTGGCGGATTCATTGGCCACACTGCTGCATCTCAATGTGAGTGGGCGACTCCTGCGCCCTGTTCTGGCGAAGAGATTGGAGATCGCCAATCAGCTGCCCGGCGCATCGGCCGACGTTCCCGGTTTTGGCCTTTCTCCAATTCCAGCATTCGCCAATGCTGGAATTTCCGGTGCGCGCGATTCGCTTTCGTTTGGCTCCTTCGCGATGAAGAGCTCGAAATCCGAAGGAGGTAGGTCTCGCCAAGCGATCATCAACCAGAACGCCGTCATTTTGTTGCAGCTCGATTCAAAGCCTTTGGCGGGACAAT encodes:
- a CDS encoding fatty acid desaturase, whose amino-acid sequence is MSNPSKSIRDALQAEETALRSAHRWLNRQDLIGAFLFLTSIAACIGVGTLYYQGFIPAWTCLLANAFFLSIGHEIEHDLIHRLYFSRHKWLRDSMLLLGWLTRPTSINPWIRMRLHHHHHRNSGQLDDAEERLIGNGIPYNNLARWLVMAGPWFAFLQLRSLRRHGSPFRTLVLVLSPFPMVFGATVFVVYWLLLSLFGPGISQWAYDRMPLWNALMVGLIGPNLLRMFCLQFVSSTIHYFGDVRELRDQTQVFNAWYWLPFQAFCFNFGATHALHHFLPSQPFYIRQWLAQRIYPVMKTQGVRFNDIGTFRRNNRHGA
- a CDS encoding PadR family transcriptional regulator; the protein is MKKYISCRGRKRFRPSAKPTNIIAQLSQKPAETGKIQGKLMVALFQGLSPALPANFQRELESLRKESDPDLLADGLFDLGQRLEHDRADAARRIYDSLGSSPVAEKARRRQDALVGRGAFGARAEVLLGHFFKQAGNPASLVGMAGAQAVFGISRLALLTRFAAAPASWATRGPTARILGSALASLLEAPAYVALARGTDAILGHSQDWSRRTIGAEVGSSYLSLGALRLAGGLANGISRRVIGAGPIQTAFSQASMLGGILLGQSVESRLGLREEGSGDAVLADSLATLLHLNVSGRLLRPVLAKRLEIANQLPGASADVPGFGLSPIPAFANAGISGARDSLSFGSFAMKSSKSEGGRSRQAIINQNAVILLQLDSKPLAGQWMIDQVFQKTGGKFRLTWSIVNPLLKRLEELGLIELSHYQMPKRGSGRPATVYQLTEAGRESTREIKEELNYYLQAGPGERLHFRSYVLKPDAFCLMALREGPLAGEWIKSRAGGGSRLSDGSLHPSLKRLEQKGLISFSHSETPYTGGRAARAYRLTEAGREEVAKIREILAMLSR